The genomic segment TCCAGCCTGGTCAAGTGTGAAGGTTTCTGCAAACAAGAATCAGGAAAACTTCTAAAGTAACCATGAGCCAAACTTTTCGGATTATTCTTAAAATCCTCCTGCCACTGCTGCTTTAATTTTGAGCATTATTACTAGTATTTTGTCATAATTGTGCACCTCTCCAGGCACAGTAGAAATCTCCAGTGTACACATCTGATATGAGTTGCCACCTGTCCATTTTTCTCTGCTGTCTATCACAAGCCATTTCCTCCTCTTACTGCATGTtcggtgtttgtgtgtgtgtcagggtgATCAAGGGCAAATGAAGCTGACCTTGGTGCAGGACGCCCTGGCCCAGCTCATGAAAACCCAGTACCCTCTGGAAGAACTGCTGCGGAGCCCTTTACCTGAAGGAGTGGATCCCCAACAACTGGAGATCTACCTGTCTGACCAGGACTTTCAGGTAAACTGATGGAAGGGCAGCAGACATGTAGTGGGGTCTTTCAACCAGCAGGCTGCAGTATTTACCAGAACTTACATCTCCCTGATGTTTTTAGAGTTTACTCAGATATCAATACTATCATTTTCCATATATAGTTTGGTTTCCTTCATAAATAAATCACTAAAATTCTGTTTCAGACTGTTTTGGAAATGAGGAGAGATGAGTACGCCTCCCTCCCAAGCTGGAAGCAAATTGATCTGAAGAAAAGCAAAGGGCTATTTTGTTAGACATCCAGATCAAGTGGAGGCTGACTGATTCTCCAGTACCTGGGGCTTCTTCCTTTGCTGAGAAAGGAAGATAATGCTGGAAAATTTGTGCCATGTTATTGCACAAAGGACTGCACACatctaataaaaagaaaaaaaaaggaagaaaaactcaTTTATGTCAAAATTAGTATGAGTGTGTGAACTTTTTATTGGACATGGAATTCTCTTTGGAACATGGTTTAATGCAAATACACAAAGACATTTTCCTATGAGACATAATTGTGTCTGTACAAgtcagtgaaagaaaaagatgtaagtgaaaacataacattaacaaaacattgtaaaagaaagaaaaatgggtGCTTAAAGAGAACATCAGTGCTAATAAACGAtgtaaacaagacaaaaacagaaggctaagtttttaaatgattttctccTTGATTGACATCTTGTTTGTGCTCAGAGTTGCAAGTTTGCTAAGATCTGACCAACCAAACGGctaattttctttcttacttcATGATTGTCATCAAAATGTCTATTTTACAATGTCGTGTCATCCATTGCACACATGTCAATTTGTCTGTCAGGCTTGTTTGCACTAAGCTTTGTGCCATGTGTACGGTAGTCGAGGCCAGTATGCAGTGTCTGTGGGTGTTGCCTTATTTGGACTCCTTAGGGATTCTCAATTAGCTATGCATGAATGAGCTGGTAGACATGCTCTAATAACATCCCAGCAACTCCAAAACAACACGCTAATTCTGCCTCACCTCAATCAACGCACTTctcaaaacaacataaaacatcaaTAAACAGACAGGCTCAGAATACTGCATCAAAACTTAATAGGTAAAAGTAATACTCACTTATCCAATGAAGCTACAAGGTATTTCCTTATTTATGGtaaagagacaaaacagcagctaCAGCTTAATTTAATGACAATCTTCACaatttttcctcatgtttttcaACCTGCTTTTCTAGTAATGACTGTTTTGAAATTTTACAGAAGAAACAAGAGCAGCCACACAAGACatatgctaacattagcatgctaacattccCACAATGTCCATACTAATATTTAGCAGGTCAAATATTTGCCAAATAGCACTAAATAGGAAACATAGTTCGTGTTTATTTCAATGGTTTATAAAGCAAGTAAATTACATATTGACAACATTGGTAATTAGTTAATTCATCAAAACTTTATAaacttttcatgtttgtgtacTTTTGTAAATATGAACATTGGTACCAATTTCATGGAAGTCCAAGTTGTTGAGACCATTTTTGAACTTCATGGAGATGGTGAAAATTCTAAAGGTTATCAAATTGTTTAAGATTAATTGACTGGGAATTACAAATATTAGcccaattttttaaattgtcaaTCAATTAAATATGAAGATATGGGTGTTAAGCTTTTTACCAACAATGCCATGTCTAAAACATGCTGCTGGGTGGCTGAAaccttcaaaagaaaaacaccatgtTTTCTAAATGGCACTGCTCAATTGGTTAAAATGGTGGGGTGGGagggaataaataaaaaatcaaatgcTAATATGATCAAAAGTACCTTATTGTCTTCTAAAGATTTCTACCAATATGAGAGTATCAAAGGGATGTTTTCCCAGCATCCTGAGGTCACATTGACCTCGATTATTGTAAATAAGACATGCTAGTCTTGTATTGGTCCACTAAGTAGGAGCACCTTCTGGTTCACTGGCTAATGGATGTTATTTTCCTCAAAATGGATTAGCTGACTAAAGCCTCCTTGTGACTGTGCAGTGCTGGTTAGATTGGATTTAGGCCCACCACTAGGTAATGGCAGACTTGGGGAAATGTTTCTAAATACCTTTAGCTTATAAACTATCTGCATAAAACTacatacaaaaaacactttatgtaAATGTAAGACATCTATTTTACAAATATTACTACATAGCTGTAGTGTGCAAGGTAGTCGGCTGTACTTCTGGGTGCATATATAGCTTGCTGTCTTCTTAATGTGAGATGTGAAAATAAGAGACACTGTCAAGTCTTGGCTTCTGTCAGCAGAGCCTGTTCACTGCTCAGGAAGGTTATTATTGTAAACTGAATGTAAAACTTGAAAAGTTGCCTATAGAATTTTCAAATTCACTGCTGTAGCTGTCTGTTTTGCTTTAAATGGCCTGTTCTCTCTGACCATCAGCTCCAGGTATGCTTCGTTCTGGTTCAGAGGCCAGCGCCGCTTCGCGTAAAACCACCATGTGATCTTCTGCAGCATGGAGCGACTGGTCGATCCAGTCCATGCTGCCGGACATGTGACAGGCGTTGCGGGTTACCAGCACCAGGTGGCTGACTGAAAGGAGCAGAGCAGTGGccctgaaaaaggaaaaaagataaattgaTTTAACTGCTTgataaaaaaacacttatttataAAAAGATAGCTTTTGAAAGTATGAATAGACAGATTTTGAAATGGTATATTGGGTTTAACAGATAGAGGTTGCACATGATTGCAAAGGATTGCACTGGATTGAATTCAACAccaatttcttttcttaaagGCAACCATTTTTTCTTTGACACTGGAGCatttctgttccactctgtatCATCTGTGTATCTCCAGCGTCATGGGTAATTTAGATCATATGGTCACTGTTCTAATCCATGGAGTTTAAAAGTCTTTGCAAGGAGTGATCAAAGTCAGATGTGATTACCTGGCGTCCAGGAGGATTGGATCCAGAGGAGGGTACATGGATCTAACCACATCGTCCACCCTGTGAGACGGACAGTCAGGAAGCCGATCAGTCTTTCTCAGATGTGATGATGAGAAGTCTTGTTTAATTGCATGAATGCTGTGTTACCTCGGGCTGATGCGCTTGGCCACTGTGATGATGTCACTTAAGCTGGCCGGTGCTTTGACTTTTGCTCCTGAGCCCATCGTCATGGCAACCAGCTTTTCAGTCAAAGTATGGCAAATCTGTTTGTGAAAGTGGTTGTTGCAGTAATCAGTCAGTCAGGCCAGTAAATTCTCACCATGTATGGACACAAGCAGTATAATTGTTTTCTTACAAATAATAGATTCTTTATGAGATAAAGAACTTGTTGATGGTGGTTTAGCTCACTGATACCTGAGAGTGACTTACATAAATATATCTAATATACGCTTTTTTTTCCCACGCCATAGAAACAATATTCAGAAGGACCATAATAAGAAAATCAATCTGAAACAAACACGGATAAATTAACTATCCTTACAGTAAATTTCTCAAAAAGAGGGCGGTATAAACTGTTACCTTCAGGATAGAGATGCAGTGAGACACCAAACCACTGTTGGGGGGGACATTCAAAGTTAAAATTCACAACATACCACAACATAATCACACACGAATGAAAGATCTAATTCATTGTAAAGCAGATCAACATACGAGGCATCTTCTATCCAGTCCTCATTCTCCAGGATGGCTTCAATGTGAGGGTTAGTAATGACCACATCATCCAGCTCCAGCTCTGACTGTTCACTCTGGGTTTCCATGGCTCCAATCAGATCCACTGTGGGTCTGCACAACAGAAGAAGAGTAAGGGTGGCTGAATGAAGACCTAAAACCTCGACAGATATCTGGAACCTGGGAATGATGGgaagttattttaaagattGGTATTACTTCCAAATCTCCTCATATCGCCACTATGACAAAAAAACTTCATGGTAAAAACTCTCCTGGCTCAAACAAAAAGCCCCTTCTTTTTGCTGGACAGCATTCTGTGACAAACTATGACTAAAAGCTAAGCAAAGAGACAGCTTAAGTTActtaaaatcttattttataaatgtttgaGTGCTCCTTGCCTAAGCCCCTGTATTTAGGTAATAtttgttatatattaaaaaaacaaaacgttttttatttatttatttttttaaatttacaacaCATTAATGGAAGAGACCAGTTGACctactactattattaaaaTGGATGCAGCCTGTGACCTCAGCCATTTTTAGAGGATTAGCCGGGTAGTTTATGATTAGGTAAAAGGAAAATCTCACATTTGGTAAAGCTTTTCAGATCTCACTCTTGCCTGGTTAATAAAGTTCAGAGGCAATTCCAGGGTTCAGTTTGGCCTTACAGTTATGAAGCTAGATAGTTGTGTATTGTGggtattttcactttttttaagTCAGGGCTAGTACTCCTAAATGTCTTCAGATGTAAATCACATCTAGTGAAATTCTTCATGtcaaattctttttctttacatgttGAAGGCGCAGCTCACCCATCTCTAGCCTCATTCCCTTCACTGGAAGAGTTAAGCATGAGGCATGATTTACTAATCACAGGAAGTACTAAAGCAATCTGTAGCTTACCTATTGGTTTCCCTCGAATCTTATTAAGAAAATTAAGAGTAGATTAAATGATGCAAAAGTTAAACAGAAACTCCAGGAGTCAGTTTTACAAAAGACATGGCTGGCCCATAAACTTGCAGGGTAGGAAAATAGTTGTgcaggtgtttttctttttaaaccctCAAATATAAGGCAGAAAAGACACTACTCAATCTTTAGATTTTTGTTTAGTGTAATTCATGGATTCATATGGAGTTGTGATTAAGCCATTCAACCACAGAAATCTGGCAAGTTGAGCCAAGATACCTCATGGATTTATCCAAGCTACACTAAACATATAAATGGTCCATCATCAGGTATTTATTAGGTTCTGAGTTTTTAGGAAAACAGTCAAAAGTCTAATTGTTTAGTCTGAATCACACTTTAGTGATCTCTTCCCTTAAAGATACAGCACGTAAGATTtatgacatctagtggtaaaatGAGTTACTAAAACAAGCAGAGTTATAGATGGATGGTGGTCGTCAGTGGCCAAAGTTCTTccagatttaaatgttttcatctccaagtggatccagtggcctcaggtgcagccaCACTGtgctacaggtaactacttcaaaattgtGTATATGcgtactgtcttcttctgtttgccttttaaggtgttacttaaCCCAATCAGTGCTCTAgtacctatcaaacaaagctggtgcagcagttttaaagcttagCGGGTTCTCACGTCACACACAGTTATTTGTCCATacagagacaccatagtaaaaatggtgacacaaatatggcagctgccatctatttggacccacagcaagtagacATACATGACTCAttctgagaataaaaacacaactgttattttagtaaagacgttagataccaatagaaacacagcttttaatgctagttttttctgtcagtgacctttgattttgttacacgctgcacctttaaagTTTGTGGACCTGCTGTTTCTGCAGCTAGTAGtaatttaacaataataaaataatatgggTCAAATATTGAGGTTTGAaaagtggcctttctgtgtacAGTTTCCATGATTCTCCCATGTATGTTTTGATTTGAGTAATAAGGGTACTCTGggttcctcccaccatccaaaggcATGCATGTTAATTGGTCTAAAGTCTTCCTAGAAATAActgtgagcatgagtggttgtttgtctctctgcattggccctgtgatggattgGTGACTTTATCCCATGGTTATCTGATGCTACTTTCTTGATTATATAAAGACCCGGATGGATTCCTGATAGATTTTCACATTAATAATCTTTAGCTAACTTTAGGTGAGTGGTAAGGCACACCCTCACTAACACCCACAGCCAATTCCGAATCACCAGTTAACCGGTCATACATGTTATTTGACTTTGGCCGCACAAGAAGACCAAACTCCACCCAGAAGCCAAGTTTGACTCCAGAAGTTTTTCGCTGTGAAGGATAAGGAGAAACTTCGGAATTATCATACTGCCACAACATGCTACAGATGTGACTTTTAAACCCCTAAATTCTAACAGAAGTTCTGTGATTCTCCTGTAAGTCAGTCAGAAATTAAAAGGGATTTTGAGACTTTGCAATGATTCACTGACTTGGAGTCGAAGTGGTGCAGCAGGTCATGAGGGTGGCAGTAGCGGTGTCTACACACCATCACCAGGGCAATGAAGGAGGCCAGGAAAATGGTGGCCAACACCCCAATAGCCACGATCAccaccgtctccatggtgattcTGTCTCCCACAAGTGGCTGATGGCAGCAACTCCTCAGGAGGAAAAAGAGACCAATCAGGGGTCGACTGATTGTCCGAGCTCAAATTACAGATGGCTGTTCATCTGTTGAGGAGAGAGTAATTGCTAGTTTCAGTCTGATTGGCTGCAACTAGAAAAGAGTGACATTATCACCAGACTTTAAGGATGTTTCTGTCAGACATGTAATCTTTGTGGAGGCAAGATCAACACTGATTAGTCTGCTTAAAGAgccctttctctttttttttacagcatttaaCATAATGGGAACACTTCACTGCACAGATGTTTATAGTTACtttgaataagaaaaaaactatataagaaCCATTCTTTCGACCACAAGAGCAAAACACATTCTGACCTCTTattaacatctgttttcattttatttggatTATCTACACCTTTAGCTTCTCTCTCAAAATGTAGACAATACCTGCCCTCTGCCCAGCAGTCTAGTCACTCATTAACTCCTTCTGGTCACTCTGTGTGTTCCTGCAAACTAACCAAAGCTGTCAATGCGTACAACTCTCTATGTAGAGCATTATTAATCTATAATTAGGCATGACACTTAAAAAGCAGCGATATGGTTTAAGAAGCTGTTATTAATGCAATTTAACCACAGGGTGGGTAAATTTCCCACATTACAACATGGTAAACCTGCATTATTGTCCGGATAATTATGTGAGATTCTGCCATGGAATGCTGTAATtctttaatcagattaatttgtGTTACACTTGCCGTATCATACCGAGCTTTCTCCTGCCTGAGagcttttctgacttttttttctgtgaagctTGCtactgagaggaaaaaaataatatatatatatagagagtgACCAGAGCTATGTTAATGTAGAGAAAACTGATGTATAaggataaagaaaacaaaaaaattgggctctaatttcctgttttttgtttgacttgagtacacatgaaaacaaatatgtgaacagaaaagaacaacattaatataaataatcatTTAGATGTTAAACTGCACATTTTGCTTCATTATAATTGAGAATATACACAGGATTTGTACAAATAATGGATTATTGGTGCAACTTGCacttaaatatttgtgtttaaacTATTTCAGAAGTGTGCTACAAATGAAATGTCAGTACCTTATACCTCATGTATATCAATAAAATCAATCCACAGGCATAAATATCCATCATGTGACCATATGTGGTTAAAAGACTAATTGAAACAAATAACAGACactataataatttaataataacacATAGAAGTTAATTAACATTGAATTTAGggctaaataaataagctgTTATTATGTCTCGATATGACATGACACACGATTTCATGAATTATTGCTTAACtacattttacagctttttcgGGTTATTATTTTTTGACCAAGAGAACAATGAAAACACGCGCATCAaagcgcacgcacacacatagaCTATTTAAACTTTTCCAACTTTGTTAGCTCAGTAGAAAACTTACAAAACTACTTCCTAACACCACTTTTATACTTTATTCAAGcgaacaaactttgttttcagaGACTCACCTAaacattttgtcctttttgtccACTCCAGCTTCAGAACGGGTTTCTTTCCGCCAGCGGGAGCGCGGAGACGGCACCGACATCTCCAGACCTGAGGCGTGGACGCGCACTGAAACAGCCCATCAACGGCTACGTGTAGGGCTGACCTGAAGCTGTTGGTATGTGTTTCCTGAtgaccagattttttttctttactttccaGCGCGCGCGGGAGCCTAGTGCACGCGCATAGCTCTGACAGATTAGAGTACGCGAGGCGCGCTCTCGGCTTGCTGGTCTGTACAGCCAACGCTAGGTGGCGTACTGTACCTGTTGTATGTCGGTGTTCTCGTGACATGGCGAAGCCGTAGCGGGCCAAACTCTGAGTTTCTGAGGTGAGTTGGAATCAGAGCGCAGTATGGCTCTgaagtaattattttgtttatgcCAAGTTATCTTGTGGCATTCATGATTCACAGCACAGCCAGCTtgcatttcattaaaattatttcacttttattttgaaatgtacTTGCAATGATGCACATTTTTACACGTTTTTATGCCAAATCCCACGTGCTTCTGGtaatattcatttattctttattttttgttaaaggaATACTTCTGCTACTTCCTATATCTGTACACGTAAATAGGCCTACAAATATTCTACAAAAAAATCGGTACAAATATTTTTCTAGTAAATCTAATTACTCATTTAAAAACGTGTCTCTATTTTTTAATGACCAAACTAtacttttttccctcttccaaAGCACGTAAGTGAATATTTTGTAAATGCATTTCAACTCTTGTACAGGAAGAACAGGTGAAACTAATAGCACTGATTAACATTGGCCCTATCCATTTGCAGGCAAACAAGCCACAGCATGTTTCTCcagcgggggggggggggggggggggggggaggttTAACATGGTTATGGTCTCCTGTTGTATCTTAGCTCATTGTCAAAATtttaaaagcagtgtgaaagaTTCAATCCCATTTGAAGTATTTTACAGAATTGCTGATTATGAAAAGAAATTTTACAGATGTGATAGGCttaaaatgggcttttatcATGCTTGTTTGTTGTCAGGCTGATGATAATGTATTTCTTATTTATAGAACTTTCAGCCCAAACATGTGGTAGCTGCTGGAGGGTGTTTCCCATCATAAACATCTAGAAGAGCGAACAGCATGAGGAGGTACTTTAATTTTTCCCCTTTCTGAATACAGTGTGAACTCTTATCTTTAATCCTGTCCATTTGGAAAAGTTGGAACATCTTGTTCAACTGTTGTTGTCAAGGATGATTAATTTCTGCTGTGTTGAAGCTTGGTGCCATCTCTTGTCCATTAATGTCCTGCATCCACTGTTTTACTCCAATTGAATCCAACATAAAAGCAGCATACCTCAATTCAGAGCAGCTGGTTCATGTTACAGCCATGCTGTCAATCACAGCGATGCATCATTAGGTGTGTCTGTGCTGTATTCTGGTTGAGGTGCACACTTTGAAGTTTCTTCCAGCAAGAGAATGGATCACTGACAAGCCAACTGTTCAGGCTCTCAGCTaaagtaaatttgttttgaACTGAAAATATAGATTCTCTAAGTTTATCTGAAGTACATTTTCAGCTCAAAGTCATAACCATGATAGAAAGTAACGGCTATATTTACAGGTCATAAAAGATAAACATTCATTATGTTTTTAGCTTTAATCTTTTGTTAAATACAGTACTCCAACAACACCATCTTTATAATTCTCTGTTTGCATACGCAGCTAttatttttccatctgagaAAAGATGGAACTTGTAAGTTAACATTTATTTGCAAATGAGggagaagtgtttttttttatcctcctcCTAGCAAACCCAGACCATTTTCTGTGTGTACACCTTTTGAATCTTTGATGTTTCCCAATCAAGTATACCTGCTTTTCTTTCCTGAACCTTTAACAAACAGGCTTATGAGGGAGTTTTTCCTGCAGGCAACTGTTTCCCTTTCACTTACTTTTACATTTATACTGCATTTTATTAGTATAtgcacatgtttttctttcaatttgTTTTCAGAATATAAATTGGAGGTTCATCACTGGTTCTTTATTCCATGTTTGATCAGTGTTGAAGAGGAATTATCTGTGGCCTTAAAGTCACCTTAACTCTTCAGATAGCACCAGGAGGGTGCGGCAgtcagcatgtagatgttggaAAGGGGTGTTTATTCCATAAAAAAGATGGCTGAGAGTAGCCTTACAGAAGCTGCAGATCTAGAGCACCATTCTGGTGATTCATTTCTTGCCATCCTTAATCTGTAACAGTAGGAAACATTTTTCACCATCACTGTTTGACAGgggtgcctgtgtgtgtgtaggttgGTGTTGACAGAGTTGCAGGCTATACAAAGGTTTCCCTCTGCCTCTCTGGCAGGTGTGGTTGTTTAAACGGAAAATCAATCACCTTTTGTCGTGTTCTTTCATATTTCAGTCTAATTAAATTCAGTGCCCTCATAAACAGCTAAATATTTAATCTGCTTTCATCCTTCCGATTTAATCATGTTTCCCTCTTTTTAATCTTGACTACGTTATCTCCCTTCTATTTCTAACAAGTTAAACCTTCACTTCATCACATCTGATAGTGGAGAATGAAGATGTTTTCTATGTAGAGGAAATGTTGTAAACTCATCCACAAGTACAAAAGAATATTACTGCACAGTCTGCAGGAGGGCATGTTTTTGAAGCCCTTAGCCCCTCTTGTATTATTCATGCTCATCTTATGGTATGTTTTGTGGGGGTGGTAATGGTGCCCAGATTAAAAAggagattttttgttttctctgttttattggCACTCAGAAGCTGGAGGCAGACCATGACAATACTGTATCAGAAATACTGAATCATTAAACATGATATATGCTGTTAAGAAGCTTTCAATAGTTTGGACTaagataaacacaaataatacaTATATATCCTGTTATATTTAGTGCATATGTTGGGTTTTGAACAAATCACTTAGCGAGACAACATCTGGTTGAACTCTGTTATAAACGTAGAGAAGATGAATCTGTACATACTCGGGTGTTTCACTCATACCAGAGATGAAAACGGCTCCAAAGCAAGTTGGGTTTCAGGATGAGAGACCTGCACATGCAAAAGCACAGCTTCCcaaccaataataataataataatataataataataatatatatatataaacctggTCAAAGAAATTTTAACAGAATAAAATTTGTCACTTAAAATAGAAACTAATTACTTTCAGAATTTTTACTTGCtgattttagactttttaatttgttaattaattaacCAGAAAATTCACAAAATTCAtgatagtaaaaaataaaaaagcacataATGTTATGACACACCATCACTTATGTGGAGATTATTATTAAGCAGTTGTTTTTAATCCAtctgttcttttaatttttgACCTTATACAATTATAAATTATACAGTTACATAGGGCATCTTTAATGCTACTCAAtaaatgaggagaaaaatgCTTTCAAATTCAGTCCCTTAACTTTAACAACACAAGACTTTAATATTTTAGGGACTGAAAACTAACTGCATTGTCTTATTTAACCATAATGGATGTAATCTGAAGAATGATGGATGGGAAGGTGGGTAACTAAGTCCGTTGTATTCCTCTACTTCAGTGCAGTTTATCAGCTTTTCCAGTAAACTACCAGCACATTTGGGATCCATAAAACTTCTTTCTCCTGCGAGTAGACGAGAGACTctcttgtctttaattttttcCATGATTTTACGCTGCAATAATGACACTCATTTTCGCCACTACAACAGGCCAGCTACAGTGGTGTGGAAAAGTTTTTGCCCCCttcctgatttctttttcttttttttcatgtttgtcacagttaaatgtttcagatcaaactcatttaaatattagtcaGAGACGACACACGTAAAtgcaaaatgcagtttttaaataaaggtttttgttattcttggagaaaaaaaaaatccaaacctacGTGGCCCCGTGTGAAAAAGTGATTGCCCCCTAAACCTAATAACTGGTTGGGCCACCGTTAGCAGCAACAACTGCAATCAAGCTAATTTTGGCCCATTCATCTTTGCAAAATTGTTGTAATTCAGCCACATTGGAGGGTTTTTGAGCATGAACCACCACCATCTTAATAAGCTTCAGGTCAGGACTTTGACTAGCTCACTCCAAAgtcctcattttgtttttcttgggtCATTTAGAAGTGGACTGGCTGGtgtgttttggatcattgtcctgctgcagaacAAAAGTTCGTTTCTGGTTGAGGTCACGAACAGATGGCTAGACATTCTCCTTCTGGATTGTTTGGTAGACAGAGTTATGCAGAAAACCCTTCATCCATCCAGATTTTGAAATGCAAGCTCAAGAGATCTAAATTTTGTGGGCTGTTCTGTAgcattgtttaatgttttttttttcattaaatatgtCTCATTTATAACTCGTTCCGCTCTTTTAAAGATGACAACTGTTGTACCATTTGTTGTACCATATCCTTGAAGTTGAGAATGTATTAAACACAGGTGAAAGTGTCCACTGAGTCCAAACATGTAGTTTACAGTCAGTGTCTCAGATCAGCAATACAGCTTTCTGCTGGCATGCTTCATGGATGTTTGAGATTTATCTAACTTTGTTTCTCCAAATAGCATTACATTGCATTGCAGTTCTGTTTGTTCTAGTGTagtccttttcttctcttttctttcttcatttataTCGCATGGAGGAGAGAAGAAGCATTTAGTCAACTTTGTAGTCGGACACAATGAAAATGACCAACTCAAGCTGTCTGGCTCTTGATTAGCTAAATGTATCACATTATTTGCAATTTATAGCATTTatcgttctttttttttttacttttgtttctgtcttttttgtttttgttttcaatttttcAGGGGTATACAGCCAGAACTTCTACCTGCTGTTGTTGTCTATATCACTCAGTTGCAGGATATATGGTCTGTCCTGAGAGCCAATGACTAAAGTCTGAAGTTGCTGAAAAATATCTTTCCCTTCCT from the Melanotaenia boesemani isolate fMelBoe1 chromosome 2, fMelBoe1.pri, whole genome shotgun sequence genome contains:
- the tmem98 gene encoding transmembrane protein 98, with protein sequence METVVIVAIGVLATIFLASFIALVMVCRHRYCHPHDLLHHFDSKPTVDLIGAMETQSEQSELELDDVVITNPHIEAILENEDWIEDASGLVSHCISILKICHTLTEKLVAMTMGSGAKVKAPASLSDIITVAKRISPRVDDVVRSMYPPLDPILLDARATALLLSVSHLVLVTRNACHMSGSMDWIDQSLHAAEDHMVVLREAALASEPERSIPGADGQREQAI